A genomic region of Candidatus Liberimonas magnetica contains the following coding sequences:
- a CDS encoding SPFH/Band 7/PHB domain protein translates to MPPGLIVVLVILVFIYVSRAVRIVQQFEKGLVETLGQYTKTVDAGLVVIFPPFQNLRKVDMREQVIDVPPQDVITKDNVMVTVDAVIYFQITDPTKVVYNISNFALGTLKLAQTNLRNVIGDMELDQTLTSREKINLQLRQVLDEATDKWGIRVTRVEIQKIDPPKDITDSMSKQMKAEREKRANILDAEGFRQAAILKAEGDKLAKILEAEGKSLAIQKVADAEKYQIEVVYKAIHSGNPTTDLIAIKYLETLEKVANGTATKIFLPLETTSVLGSLGAIKELFDKEEKKK, encoded by the coding sequence ATGCCGCCGGGATTAATTGTAGTACTTGTAATATTGGTTTTTATTTATGTTTCACGCGCCGTAAGGATCGTTCAGCAGTTTGAGAAAGGTTTAGTAGAGACTCTGGGGCAGTATACAAAGACGGTAGATGCAGGCCTTGTAGTTATCTTCCCGCCTTTTCAAAACTTGCGAAAAGTCGATATGAGGGAGCAGGTCATTGATGTACCCCCTCAGGATGTTATAACAAAAGACAATGTTATGGTCACGGTCGATGCTGTTATCTATTTCCAGATAACCGACCCGACAAAAGTGGTTTACAACATATCCAATTTTGCTCTGGGGACCCTAAAACTCGCCCAGACAAACCTTCGTAATGTCATAGGCGATATGGAGCTTGACCAGACCCTCACATCACGGGAGAAAATAAACCTGCAGTTAAGGCAGGTCCTTGATGAAGCTACCGATAAATGGGGCATAAGGGTTACAAGAGTTGAGATACAGAAGATAGACCCGCCGAAAGATATTACGGATTCCATGTCAAAACAGATGAAAGCCGAGAGGGAAAAGAGGGCGAACATCCTTGATGCTGAAGGCTTCAGGCAGGCGGCGATCTTGAAAGCCGAAGGCGATAAATTAGCCAAGATACTTGAGGCCGAAGGAAAGTCTCTGGCTATTCAAAAAGTCGCTGATGCGGAAAAATACCAGATAGAAGTAGTTTATAAAGCTATTCACTCAGGCAACCCTACTACAGACCTGATAGCAATAAAGTATTTGGAAACACTTGAAAAAGTAGCTAACGGCACGGCAACAAAGATATTCCTGCCGCTTGAAACTACGAGTGTGCTCGGCTCTCTCGGAGCCATAAAAGAACTTTTCGATAAAGAAGAGAAGAAAAAATAG
- the yihA gene encoding ribosome biogenesis GTP-binding protein YihA/YsxC, with amino-acid sequence MNRNKKQNEKEWECGTMNGNIFNSAQFILSVDSTQKLGIADAEVAFAGRSNVGKSSMLNALCGRRKLVKVSKTPGKTRRINVFSVVHGKWLVDLPGYGFAAVPAEDKGRWQHMIEYYIAGRPNLKTVFVIVDAFTGTTKLDRDMLYWLNSLGMPYRVIANKLDRISKPMLEEQKQKLSEQLEISKESIIWASAKKGTGIEELRTAVSKVLKLQ; translated from the coding sequence ATGAACAGAAATAAAAAGCAAAATGAAAAAGAGTGGGAATGCGGCACTATGAATGGAAACATATTTAATTCAGCACAGTTTATTTTAAGCGTAGATTCGACTCAAAAACTCGGCATAGCGGATGCGGAGGTTGCTTTTGCCGGCAGGTCCAATGTCGGCAAAAGTTCGATGCTCAATGCTCTGTGCGGAAGGCGAAAGCTCGTAAAGGTCTCAAAGACTCCCGGCAAGACCCGTAGGATAAATGTTTTTTCCGTTGTGCACGGCAAGTGGCTGGTTGACCTGCCAGGGTATGGTTTTGCTGCGGTACCTGCAGAAGATAAAGGCCGGTGGCAGCATATGATAGAATATTATATTGCAGGAAGGCCTAACCTAAAAACCGTTTTTGTCATAGTAGATGCTTTTACGGGCACAACAAAGCTTGACCGCGATATGCTTTATTGGCTCAACAGCCTCGGAATGCCTTATCGCGTAATAGCGAACAAGCTGGACCGTATTTCAAAGCCGATGCTTGAAGAACAGAAACAAAAACTTTCAGAACAACTGGAAATTTCCAAAGAATCGATCATCTGGGCCAGTGCCAAAAAAGGTACAGGCATTGAAGAACTCCGCACTGCAGTATCTAAAGTGCTTAAATTGCAGTAA
- a CDS encoding response regulator translates to MNRPKRIMVIDDSMTIRVFVCANLGRYGYEIEPSSDAIVSIEVLKRSKLLPDIIFIEENMPKVNACAFTKILKEDKKLKNIHVFIITSHISEPDRKNAKNCGVEGFITKPFPVESLVEVIESKLGA, encoded by the coding sequence ATGAACCGCCCGAAAAGGATCATGGTAATCGATGATTCAATGACCATAAGGGTATTTGTATGCGCGAACCTGGGAAGATACGGCTATGAAATCGAACCTTCTTCGGATGCGATAGTGTCAATAGAGGTCTTAAAAAGGAGCAAACTCCTGCCTGATATTATTTTTATTGAAGAAAATATGCCGAAAGTAAATGCCTGTGCTTTTACGAAGATACTCAAAGAAGACAAAAAGCTAAAAAATATACATGTTTTTATTATAACTTCGCATATCTCCGAACCAGACAGAAAAAATGCAAAAAATTGCGGTGTCGAAGGTTTTATAACAAAACCTTTTCCGGTGGAGTCCCTGGTAGAAGTTATAGAGTCGAAATTAGGGGCTTAA
- a CDS encoding glycosyltransferase family 2 protein: MVDISVVIPCLNEEKSIASCIKKAKEGFLKSGLTGEIVVVDNGSSDNSVKIAREAGAKVVFEPRKGYGSALIKGIEEASGKYIVMGDGDDTYDFSKLDEFVSLLAKGYELVMGSRFQGNILPGAMTWSHRYIGNPILSGLLRLFFGGTVSDSHCGLRAFTKEAYGKMGLHATGMEFASEMVIHSLKKKLKITEVPITYHARQGESKLESFRDAWRHIRFMLVYSPNYLFFLPGLIFFGLGFFITIRFLFGSVYFAGREWDIHVMVFSSLLAILGWQVLNLGFCAKIYAHQVGLEESGFTKKALEIFSLERSILLGILLFVLGLGFSIYIIIVWALNDFGELEQIKTGLVSLTLVAMGIQTIFAAFLTSMLQIKYEK; this comes from the coding sequence ATGGTTGATATTTCAGTGGTCATACCTTGTTTGAACGAAGAAAAGTCGATTGCCTCCTGTATTAAAAAGGCAAAAGAAGGTTTTTTGAAATCCGGGCTGACAGGCGAAATCGTTGTTGTAGACAACGGTTCTTCGGATAATTCGGTCAAGATAGCAAGGGAGGCCGGGGCAAAGGTCGTATTTGAACCTAGAAAAGGGTACGGGAGCGCTCTGATAAAAGGCATAGAAGAAGCTTCCGGCAAATATATAGTTATGGGAGACGGCGATGATACTTACGATTTCTCGAAACTTGATGAATTCGTCTCTCTTCTGGCAAAAGGTTATGAGCTGGTCATGGGTTCAAGGTTTCAAGGTAATATCCTGCCCGGTGCAATGACCTGGTCGCATAGATATATCGGTAATCCGATACTTTCAGGTTTACTGCGGTTGTTTTTCGGAGGTACGGTTTCTGACTCGCACTGCGGGCTTAGAGCTTTTACGAAAGAAGCGTATGGTAAGATGGGTCTTCACGCTACCGGTATGGAATTTGCTTCAGAGATGGTCATACATAGTTTGAAGAAAAAACTTAAAATAACCGAAGTCCCTATCACATATCATGCCAGGCAGGGAGAGTCAAAGCTCGAATCTTTCCGCGATGCCTGGAGGCATATAAGGTTTATGCTTGTATACAGCCCGAATTACCTGTTTTTCCTGCCCGGGCTTATATTCTTCGGCCTTGGATTTTTTATCACTATAAGGTTCCTGTTCGGCTCTGTATATTTTGCCGGCAGGGAATGGGACATACACGTGATGGTTTTTTCAAGCCTGCTTGCAATACTCGGCTGGCAGGTCCTAAACCTTGGTTTTTGCGCGAAGATATATGCCCACCAGGTCGGCCTTGAAGAAAGCGGTTTTACCAAAAAGGCGCTTGAAATATTTTCTCTTGAACGCTCAATACTTCTCGGCATCTTACTTTTTGTTTTGGGCCTGGGCTTCAGTATCTATATAATAATTGTCTGGGCGCTCAATGATTTTGGAGAGCTTGAGCAGATAAAAACCGGTCTTGTTTCCCTGACGCTCGTAGCTATGGGCATACAAACTATATTTGCGGCATTTTTGACAAGCATGCTTCAAATAAAATACGAAAAATAG
- a CDS encoding PilZ domain-containing protein, translating into MKNKFSGIEKRRYVRLNKPVLVRFRALGGSKNTSKTEWEYGISRDISKGGICLALLDPDKKRKQIMLDKKLVLELEIPLYFKKKTVFKGDVEYIKAVGKSVWNKKELCLEKDKKATQVIVGVSFKKLGHKTSKLITDFISQNISKEEEKEQKLRMAGHKNG; encoded by the coding sequence ATGAAAAACAAATTTAGCGGTATAGAAAAAAGAAGGTATGTAAGGCTTAATAAGCCTGTTCTGGTCAGGTTCAGGGCTTTAGGCGGATCAAAAAATACTTCTAAAACCGAATGGGAATACGGGATAAGCAGGGATATAAGCAAAGGCGGCATCTGCCTTGCATTGCTTGACCCGGATAAAAAGAGAAAACAAATTATGCTTGATAAGAAACTGGTTCTAGAATTAGAGATACCCCTGTACTTCAAGAAAAAAACAGTGTTTAAAGGCGATGTGGAATATATAAAAGCAGTAGGCAAAAGCGTTTGGAACAAGAAAGAGCTTTGTTTAGAAAAAGATAAAAAAGCTACGCAGGTCATAGTCGGGGTATCGTTTAAAAAACTCGGGCATAAAACAAGCAAACTTATAACGGATTTTATTTCACAGAATATTTCAAAAGAAGAAGAAAAAGAGCAAAAGCTCAGGATGGCAGGGCATAAAAATGGTTGA
- a CDS encoding class I SAM-dependent methyltransferase, producing MTEKVHEHHLCPWWMGYWLISPFRKLMLNPEKVFTPFITVGMRVLEVGSGMGFFTVPFAKMVGESGKVVAVDIQKKMIDALKKRLLKRGLSERVEIRECKSDDLNIEGLKGSFDLVFAFAVVHEMPDRKKVFKEFYNALKPKGLLIYAEPKLVVKNLEFKQGLTDVYEAGFFLKQELTGLSGTVGCVLIKQA from the coding sequence ATGACTGAAAAAGTACATGAGCATCACCTGTGTCCGTGGTGGATGGGGTATTGGCTGATAAGCCCATTCAGGAAATTGATGTTAAATCCTGAAAAAGTGTTTACTCCTTTTATTACCGTAGGAATGAGGGTGCTTGAGGTCGGAAGCGGGATGGGTTTTTTTACGGTACCGTTTGCAAAAATGGTTGGAGAATCCGGCAAAGTTGTAGCTGTTGACATACAAAAGAAGATGATAGATGCCCTTAAAAAAAGATTATTAAAAAGAGGGCTTTCCGAAAGAGTGGAAATTCGTGAATGCAAAAGTGACGATCTAAATATCGAAGGTCTAAAAGGGAGTTTTGACCTGGTTTTTGCGTTTGCTGTCGTTCATGAGATGCCAGACAGGAAAAAAGTTTTCAAGGAGTTTTATAATGCATTAAAACCCAAAGGCCTCTTAATCTACGCTGAACCAAAACTCGTCGTAAAAAACCTTGAGTTCAAACAAGGTTTAACAGATGTTTATGAAGCCGGGTTTTTCCTGAAGCAGGAATTAACCGGCTTAAGCGGAACAGTAGGTTGTGTTTTAATTAAACAAGCATAA
- the hemW gene encoding radical SAM family heme chaperone HemW translates to MYSLYIHIPFCRKKCNYCDFVSFHGQEETIPVYLESVEKEMKKYSTNHIFTIFIGGGTPTLLSCANFETLFKSIRTNFNCHRLSEVTVEANPESLTLDKLKTLKTIGVNRLSIGVQSFMDEELFYLGRVHSFQDFLNAYDLARRVDFANINIDLIYGMPNQTLLHWQRTLQTAVSLAPEHISIYPLTIEPGTPFASSNIAVDEDEQAGMYECSMDYLASKGYRQYEISNWSKEGFKCRHNLTYWHNYEYIGIGVSAASYIKGFRKKNTSNLEEYIRLIEVGASPIQEYENIDYNKKLSEEIILNLRCTSGFFLHKHIEQKYRNVIEVLIKKGLLQKDNQNIKLTRQGLLMANQVMKEFV, encoded by the coding sequence ATGTACAGTTTATACATTCACATACCTTTTTGCAGAAAGAAGTGCAATTACTGCGATTTTGTCTCTTTTCACGGACAGGAAGAAACGATCCCTGTATATTTGGAGTCCGTTGAAAAAGAAATGAAAAAATATTCCACTAACCATATATTTACGATCTTTATCGGCGGCGGTACCCCGACCTTGTTGTCCTGCGCAAATTTTGAAACCTTGTTTAAAAGCATAAGAACAAATTTTAATTGCCACAGGCTTTCGGAAGTTACAGTCGAAGCTAACCCCGAGTCTTTAACTCTGGATAAATTAAAAACGCTTAAGACCATAGGTGTAAACAGGCTTTCAATAGGAGTGCAGTCGTTTATGGATGAAGAGCTTTTCTATCTTGGCAGAGTCCATAGTTTTCAGGATTTTTTAAATGCCTACGATTTGGCAAGGCGGGTAGATTTTGCGAATATAAATATTGACCTTATCTATGGAATGCCGAACCAGACGCTCCTGCATTGGCAAAGGACCCTTCAGACAGCGGTTTCTCTGGCGCCGGAACATATCTCTATTTATCCGTTGACAATCGAGCCCGGAACGCCCTTTGCCTCGTCTAATATTGCAGTTGACGAGGATGAACAAGCCGGTATGTATGAGTGTTCCATGGATTATTTAGCATCAAAAGGTTACCGTCAATATGAAATATCCAATTGGTCTAAAGAGGGGTTTAAGTGCAGGCATAATCTAACCTATTGGCATAACTATGAGTATATCGGTATCGGAGTATCGGCGGCTTCTTATATAAAAGGTTTCAGAAAGAAAAACACTTCAAACCTTGAAGAATACATAAGGTTAATAGAAGTCGGGGCAAGCCCGATACAGGAATATGAGAACATAGATTATAATAAGAAGCTCAGCGAAGAGATAATCTTGAATTTGCGCTGTACGAGCGGGTTTTTTTTGCACAAACATATAGAACAAAAATACAGGAATGTTATCGAAGTACTGATAAAAAAGGGTCTGCTCCAAAAAGATAACCAGAACATCAAGCTTACCCGTCAGGGCTTATTGATGGCAAATCAGGTAATGAAGGAATTTGTATGA
- a CDS encoding radical SAM protein produces the protein MKILIINEPFVKDFCRTQRWAAKTRGRVLRAPDWLAYAAAVIERDIKDCEVKLFDFPAMGWDKKELRNLIKSEKPDFVVLDSTTPSIYSDIECAQIVKQESNAKVIMVGPHISIFPKETIMEAGGAVDVACIGEYDYTVRDVIEGYKKLGNVKGICYLENGSPLVTPLREPISNLDEIPFPAWHHLDLMKYFDGGKLYPYIDIISGRGCPNQCVFCLWPQVMHGKNYRFRSSKNVVDEIEYDIKLCPDVLKGGEFFFEDDTFTVNTERAVGICEEILRRGHKITFSVNARADNCDRRMFEIMRKAGCRELLVGYESGVQEILDKSHKKLKIEQAQEFTRTAKEFGFDVHGCFVIGLPGETEETAKKTLDYAMNLGLTTLQFSGAVPFPGTDFYNMCVDKGWLKATKWSQWLDSGEQSPVVEYPGISGERIKHYVDYGLKKFYLRPGYMLNFLFRTRGLPDLYRKIRGAFNFLSYLFADYKKC, from the coding sequence ATGAAAATATTAATCATCAACGAACCTTTTGTAAAAGATTTTTGCCGGACGCAGAGGTGGGCGGCAAAAACGCGCGGCCGGGTCTTGAGGGCGCCGGACTGGCTGGCTTATGCTGCGGCTGTCATAGAAAGAGATATAAAAGACTGCGAGGTAAAACTTTTTGATTTTCCTGCTATGGGCTGGGACAAGAAAGAGCTTAGAAACCTTATAAAAAGCGAAAAGCCGGATTTTGTTGTTCTTGATTCAACCACTCCTTCCATTTATTCGGATATAGAGTGTGCCCAGATCGTAAAGCAGGAATCTAACGCAAAAGTCATCATGGTGGGCCCGCATATTTCCATATTCCCAAAAGAAACCATAATGGAAGCAGGCGGGGCTGTAGATGTGGCATGTATCGGTGAATACGATTATACGGTAAGGGATGTAATAGAAGGGTATAAAAAGCTGGGAAACGTAAAGGGGATATGCTATCTTGAAAACGGGTCGCCTCTTGTGACTCCACTTCGTGAACCTATCAGCAACCTCGATGAAATCCCTTTTCCGGCCTGGCATCACCTTGACCTGATGAAATATTTTGATGGCGGGAAACTCTACCCTTATATAGACATTATCTCGGGGAGAGGCTGCCCGAACCAGTGCGTATTTTGCCTCTGGCCCCAGGTCATGCACGGCAAAAACTACAGGTTCCGCTCTTCAAAAAACGTGGTTGACGAAATAGAGTACGACATAAAGCTCTGCCCTGATGTTCTAAAAGGGGGAGAGTTTTTTTTTGAAGACGATACTTTCACAGTAAATACAGAAAGGGCTGTAGGTATATGTGAAGAGATCTTGCGGCGCGGGCATAAAATAACTTTTTCAGTCAATGCTAGAGCCGACAACTGTGACAGGCGGATGTTTGAGATAATGCGGAAAGCAGGGTGCAGGGAGCTCCTTGTCGGTTATGAGTCCGGTGTCCAGGAGATATTAGACAAAAGCCATAAAAAGCTCAAAATCGAACAGGCGCAAGAGTTTACCAGAACCGCAAAAGAATTCGGGTTTGACGTTCACGGCTGTTTCGTTATAGGCCTTCCGGGCGAAACCGAAGAGACAGCAAAAAAGACTTTAGACTATGCTATGAACCTCGGCCTTACCACGTTACAGTTTTCCGGAGCTGTGCCTTTTCCAGGGACTGATTTTTATAATATGTGCGTGGACAAGGGCTGGCTAAAGGCCACAAAATGGAGCCAGTGGCTTGATTCCGGCGAGCAGTCTCCTGTGGTAGAGTATCCCGGTATAAGCGGCGAGAGAATTAAGCATTATGTAGACTACGGGTTAAAAAAGTTCTATCTAAGGCCGGGATATATGTTAAATTTTCTTTTCCGTACAAGAGGCCTGCCTGATCTTTACCGCAAAATAAGAGGTGCATTTAATTTTTTATCCTATCTTTTTGCTGACTACAAGAAATGCTGA
- a CDS encoding B12-binding domain-containing radical SAM protein, producing MDNVLLIHPSRKVMGTEDIIYANEALVPSLGLASIAAYCKRNGIDSRVIDLRLKSESLENLFEDISRNKPLLAGITAFTNDMKHAGILCEKIKENFKELPLAVGGPHATILPEEMLRKNSAIDFCVRGEGEETFVELITQIKNGNGNNPGVLKNIKGLAFRSGQDIVVNEERPVIENIDGLPFPLWEKFRLKEYNDLLPVAMTRGCPFKCYFCTPNYLGKKVRVRDHKSIIEELKLIAEKFGISRVQFCDATMGLFKEQSGLLFEEMIKTGISKKIRWDCETRADIVSDSLVKTMKKAGCEWIALGVESGNKDILKDVIKKGESILDIIQAVKIIKRNKVKLRCFFTLGHYKETRKTIFQTIVFALRLNPDALSFGLIIPNPGTELRKIAETPGSGARVLSNNWENYQQFGYDCYELSDIRMGELQRWRSAAYFLFFALHPLKAFGLFFDKSSYNYNLKALIEIPVFLLKNLLGIKRA from the coding sequence ATGGATAATGTACTCCTAATTCATCCTTCCAGAAAGGTTATGGGAACGGAAGATATAATTTATGCCAATGAAGCTCTTGTGCCTTCCCTTGGCCTTGCGAGTATCGCTGCTTACTGCAAAAGAAACGGTATAGATTCAAGGGTTATAGACCTGAGGCTTAAAAGCGAAAGCCTGGAAAATCTTTTTGAAGATATATCCCGCAACAAGCCTTTACTGGCCGGCATAACTGCATTTACGAACGATATGAAACATGCCGGCATCCTTTGTGAAAAAATAAAAGAAAACTTCAAAGAACTGCCGCTCGCAGTGGGCGGGCCCCATGCCACCATACTTCCCGAAGAAATGCTCCGCAAGAACAGTGCTATAGATTTTTGTGTCAGGGGAGAAGGAGAAGAAACTTTTGTTGAATTGATTACGCAGATAAAAAATGGGAACGGTAATAATCCAGGGGTTCTTAAAAACATAAAAGGACTTGCTTTCAGAAGCGGCCAGGACATCGTTGTGAACGAAGAAAGGCCGGTCATTGAAAATATTGACGGCCTGCCTTTTCCTTTATGGGAAAAATTTAGGCTTAAGGAATACAACGACCTATTACCAGTGGCTATGACAAGAGGGTGCCCGTTCAAATGCTATTTCTGCACTCCGAATTACCTGGGCAAAAAGGTCAGGGTAAGGGACCATAAAAGCATAATCGAGGAATTGAAGCTTATTGCAGAAAAGTTCGGGATCTCAAGAGTCCAGTTCTGCGATGCAACTATGGGTTTGTTCAAAGAACAGTCCGGCCTGTTGTTCGAGGAAATGATAAAGACCGGCATAAGTAAAAAAATAAGGTGGGACTGCGAAACAAGGGCTGATATCGTAAGCGATTCGCTTGTAAAAACAATGAAAAAAGCGGGCTGCGAATGGATAGCTCTCGGGGTTGAAAGCGGGAACAAGGACATACTTAAGGATGTAATAAAAAAAGGCGAATCGATACTCGATATAATACAGGCAGTGAAGATAATAAAAAGGAATAAGGTCAAGCTGAGGTGTTTTTTTACTCTCGGCCATTACAAAGAGACAAGAAAGACTATTTTTCAAACGATAGTTTTTGCCCTGAGGCTTAATCCCGACGCGCTCTCGTTCGGCCTAATTATACCTAACCCGGGAACCGAACTCAGAAAAATAGCCGAGACCCCGGGAAGCGGGGCTCGGGTGCTTTCAAACAACTGGGAAAATTACCAGCAGTTCGGCTATGACTGCTATGAACTGTCCGATATTCGTATGGGAGAATTGCAGAGGTGGCGTTCAGCGGCATACTTTTTATTTTTTGCCCTGCACCCATTAAAAGCGTTCGGCCTGTTTTTTGATAAATCGTCGTATAACTATAACCTGAAAGCTTTGATAGAGATACCGGTTTTTCTTTTAAAAAACTTGCTTGGAATAAAAAGAGCATAG
- the recQ gene encoding DNA helicase RecQ, producing the protein MKNRILQTLIKYWGYNSFRPFQEDAILSILDEKDTLTVLPTGGGKSVCFQLPALICDGMAVIISPLISLMKDQVDYLKDMGISADCLNSSLTARNQQAVVDKIRAGTLKLLYISPERLMIEHTADLLKSVKLSFFVIDEAHCISHWGHNFRAEYRMLGMIKKEFKNISVHAFTATATIQVQEDIIAQLNLEAPHIYVGNIDRPNLNYRILPRSGNVLGQIVEAIKKHPGEPGIIYCLRRTDVDEISKKLNGLGFNNLPYHAGLSDNDRKNNQEEFSLEKVNIIVATIAFGMGVDRSNIRYIIHAAMPKSIEHYQQETGRAGRDGLPADCYLFYSGADYRTWEYMLRDSSDREVLLAKLRAMYNFCVRPECRHRYLVNYFTQKYEGNNCGACDYCLGEVEMVPDPLVIGQKIVSCVARVHERFGADYIADILKGNNTPVVKQRGHESISTFALMSSETKVFIRFMIEQLIGQGFLRREGEFMTIAITDSGRSLLKGETVPILAKPVVAAKKKEIEKKRRSKRSLEWEGIDTKLFEILRAKRAELANAKRVPAYIIFSDKTLRDMAVIKPITIAQFAAVFGVGAAKQKEYGEIFTEIIRAYKE; encoded by the coding sequence ATGAAAAATCGGATACTTCAAACACTCATAAAATACTGGGGTTATAACAGTTTTAGGCCATTTCAGGAAGATGCCATTCTTTCCATATTGGACGAAAAGGATACTCTTACTGTTTTGCCTACCGGAGGCGGAAAATCTGTCTGTTTCCAACTACCCGCGCTTATTTGTGACGGAATGGCAGTAATAATCTCTCCTTTAATATCCTTGATGAAAGACCAGGTCGATTATCTTAAGGATATGGGGATATCCGCCGATTGTTTAAACTCCAGCCTCACTGCAAGAAATCAGCAGGCAGTTGTAGATAAGATCAGGGCAGGTACTTTAAAACTCCTTTACATCTCTCCTGAACGGCTTATGATAGAACATACAGCTGATCTTTTAAAAAGCGTTAAACTTTCTTTTTTTGTTATTGATGAGGCTCATTGCATCAGCCACTGGGGCCATAATTTCCGTGCTGAATACAGGATGCTCGGCATGATAAAAAAAGAGTTTAAAAATATCAGTGTCCACGCTTTTACTGCAACGGCCACTATCCAGGTGCAGGAAGATATAATTGCACAGCTGAATCTTGAGGCGCCTCATATTTATGTGGGGAATATCGACAGGCCGAACTTAAATTACAGGATATTGCCGCGTTCAGGCAATGTGCTCGGACAGATAGTCGAAGCGATCAAAAAACATCCCGGTGAACCGGGAATAATATATTGTTTAAGGCGGACCGATGTAGATGAAATATCAAAAAAACTTAACGGCCTCGGGTTTAATAATCTGCCTTATCATGCAGGGCTTTCCGACAATGACCGAAAAAATAACCAGGAAGAGTTTTCCTTAGAAAAAGTAAATATAATCGTTGCGACCATTGCTTTTGGTATGGGCGTTGACCGCTCGAATATCCGCTATATAATCCATGCGGCAATGCCAAAATCAATTGAACATTACCAGCAGGAAACAGGCCGGGCCGGACGCGACGGCCTGCCTGCAGACTGTTATCTTTTTTATTCCGGAGCAGATTACCGGACTTGGGAGTATATGCTCCGCGATTCATCCGATAGGGAAGTGCTTTTGGCAAAACTTCGTGCGATGTACAATTTTTGCGTGCGTCCTGAATGCAGGCACAGGTATTTAGTGAATTATTTTACTCAAAAATATGAAGGCAATAATTGCGGCGCGTGTGATTATTGCCTGGGTGAAGTGGAAATGGTGCCAGATCCGCTTGTTATCGGCCAGAAAATAGTTTCCTGTGTTGCCAGAGTACATGAAAGGTTTGGGGCTGATTACATTGCGGATATTTTAAAAGGCAATAATACTCCGGTTGTAAAACAGCGGGGACATGAAAGCATTTCAACATTTGCTTTAATGAGCTCGGAAACCAAGGTTTTTATAAGATTTATGATCGAACAGCTGATCGGCCAGGGTTTCTTGCGCCGCGAAGGCGAGTTTATGACAATTGCTATTACTGATTCAGGCCGCAGTTTGTTAAAAGGGGAAACTGTGCCGATACTTGCAAAACCCGTTGTCGCAGCGAAAAAGAAAGAAATTGAAAAGAAAAGAAGGTCTAAACGTTCCTTGGAATGGGAGGGTATTGATACAAAACTATTTGAAATCCTGCGCGCTAAACGAGCCGAGCTTGCAAATGCTAAAAGAGTTCCGGCATATATAATATTCAGCGATAAAACCCTCAGGGATATGGCAGTTATAAAACCAATAACTATAGCACAGTTTGCCGCAGTGTTCGGTGTCGGGGCCGCAAAACAAAAAGAATACGGTGAGATTTTTACTGAAATAATAAGAGCATATAAAGAGTAG
- a CDS encoding NfeD family protein: MSWSIWLIIAIILFISEIIGIGMFFFACLGIGALLTALLVLFVIPLWVQWVFFVFASVLSIYFIRPIAMRLFKAKNIVKSNVDALIGKKAVVTEVIDPVKPGMIKVDGDLWRAESDTRIEINTLVEIESVQGVHLQVKQIKE, translated from the coding sequence ATGTCTTGGTCTATTTGGTTAATAATCGCAATTATACTTTTCATAAGTGAAATAATAGGCATCGGTATGTTCTTTTTTGCGTGCCTCGGCATAGGAGCTTTATTAACCGCATTGCTGGTCCTGTTTGTCATTCCTTTATGGGTACAATGGGTTTTCTTTGTTTTTGCATCAGTTCTTTCTATTTATTTTATAAGGCCTATCGCGATGCGCTTGTTTAAAGCAAAGAATATAGTTAAGTCTAACGTAGACGCTCTTATAGGAAAAAAGGCTGTAGTGACTGAAGTAATAGATCCGGTCAAACCCGGGATGATAAAGGTTGACGGAGACCTCTGGAGGGCGGAAAGCGATACTCGCATAGAAATAAATACATTGGTAGAGATAGAAAGCGTGCAAGGAGTACATCTGCAGGTAAAGCAGATCAAAGAATAG